From the genome of Candidatus Thermoplasmatota archaeon, one region includes:
- a CDS encoding GAF domain-containing protein: MKTAIVNGTGEKCVECHRNCDHEGYSSVIIPMEYAGSLIGIFSVCFSPGHVIYKEEIALLEEVVRDLTLARVKMLAEGSLAELRSFSTLLK; the protein is encoded by the coding sequence ATGAAGACAGCCATCGTCAATGGAACCGGAGAAAAATGTGTAGAATGTCATCGCAATTGTGATCATGAAGGGTACTCGAGCGTGATAATCCCGATGGAATATGCAGGCAGCCTCATAGGAATTTTCAGCGTTTGTTTCTCTCCTGGCCATGTGATCTATAAGGAGGAAATCGCTCTTCTTGAGGAAGTTGTGAGGGATCTTACGCTAGCTAGGGTCAAGATGTTGGCAGAGGGTTCATTGGCCGAGCTCAGATCCTTCTCAACACTCCTGAAATGA
- a CDS encoding metallophosphoesterase, producing MDLEPVTDIPALRMKGRQKWICVADLHLGLEVQLRRAGFNIPSQTPKMLSSLEELASLGDNLLILGDVKHRIPSVSYREDREIPPFLEKLMRDYGSIMIVTGNHDGGLGDILPKGIDAVAGHGTSIEGIGAFHGHIWPSKQVMECAKIVMGHIHPSVLLVDSLGSKSNEKCWVRGRLRKRLVLERYETCPAELIVVPAFNPLLTGTPINRAVGSRLGPLFRNNIVNESTLRTYLLDGTNLGLP from the coding sequence GTGGACCTTGAACCAGTCACGGACATCCCAGCCCTCAGGATGAAGGGGCGGCAGAAGTGGATATGCGTCGCGGATCTTCACCTTGGATTGGAGGTCCAGCTTAGGCGTGCTGGCTTCAACATACCTTCCCAGACGCCAAAGATGCTGTCCAGCCTCGAAGAGCTGGCATCCCTTGGCGACAACCTTCTCATCCTCGGAGATGTGAAGCACAGGATACCTTCGGTGAGCTACCGCGAGGACAGGGAGATACCGCCGTTCCTCGAGAAGCTCATGAGGGACTATGGTAGCATCATGATCGTGACGGGAAACCACGATGGTGGATTGGGTGACATTCTGCCCAAGGGAATCGACGCTGTAGCCGGACACGGAACCAGCATCGAGGGCATCGGCGCTTTTCACGGCCACATCTGGCCGTCAAAGCAGGTGATGGAGTGCGCCAAAATCGTGATGGGCCACATCCATCCGTCAGTCCTGCTCGTAGACTCTCTGGGTTCAAAGAGCAACGAGAAATGCTGGGTCCGAGGCAGACTGAGGAAGCGGCTTGTCTTGGAAAGATACGAGACCTGTCCAGCGGAACTGATCGTGGTCCCCGCATTCAACCCTCTGCTCACAGGTACTCCGATAAACCGGGCTGTCGGTTCTAGATTGGGCCCTCTCTTCAGGAACAATATCGTGAACGAGAGCACACTCAGAACGTATCTCCTGGACGGGACAAACCTCGGGCTGCCTTAG